A single genomic interval of Parvularcula marina harbors:
- a CDS encoding TonB-dependent receptor, protein MIGSKSKRRILMAGTAVLAVPAIAFAQENEAAPQETAVEATGDTIYVVARRREESLQEVPLAVTAVGDETLQLNQVDSIQDIGLLVPNLVVTAGTGGGGKSHPIFAIRGQAQQESTGLADQSVGVYFGDVVVARTQGINQTLYDIQAVEVIKGPTGTLFGRNATGGAIVIRPKLPSTDGFEAGFGATLAEYSTRNFDGYVNIPLSDRVAVRLAGASIHSDGYIFDSALGRNVNYEDNFSVRGSLLVELSDTVENVTIVNMFEENDGGVGGHVQFVNPAGLIDNAFVTGPRNYPASGTDILALQESLGDYNIVNGTPEFTNIDTLDVQNTTTLELNDAVTVKNIFGYRDVKSHVLVDLDGMPTPVLQVERLDDAEQWSEELQIFGETSNFEWIAGLYWFNESGENEALSKALGSDPGAVEPPSVRAYGNPITNNNQLFDNTSKAIFAEVTFGLDSLVEGLALTLGGRQTWDEREITIRNRNEGASCRFTIDDDNNPATPEVNPGDTAACTLDASAEFDSFTYNVTLEYQPDVDTLLYGSVRTGFRSGGFAARATTEEGLRRTFEPEELLNYEIGLKRDWHFGEGYLQTNLAVFYGDYQNIQRNLNDVTTTDGYTVTVNAAEATVSGFEFEGIFRPVPQFEIAGSWGYIDAEFEDFIDPFSGDDLSNSQFAKIPENTWRIAGTYSFPPSQTFGETSFKVAYGGRDEYLIGDNAPSGPVGTNPEYEQLDLFLTSRGVLDTNMDLTLFAQNVTEEIEYQTLAQVFGSLGYAASTPGKPRMMGVQLRYKF, encoded by the coding sequence ATGATCGGTAGCAAGAGCAAACGCCGTATTCTGATGGCAGGCACCGCGGTTTTAGCCGTGCCCGCAATCGCATTCGCACAGGAAAATGAGGCTGCGCCGCAAGAAACGGCAGTCGAAGCGACTGGTGATACTATTTATGTTGTCGCGCGCCGTCGTGAGGAATCCCTTCAGGAAGTCCCGCTCGCTGTGACCGCTGTCGGTGATGAGACGCTGCAGCTCAATCAGGTCGATTCAATTCAGGACATCGGGCTTCTCGTTCCCAACCTGGTCGTGACTGCAGGGACTGGCGGTGGAGGTAAATCGCACCCGATTTTCGCTATTCGTGGGCAGGCCCAACAGGAATCGACCGGCCTCGCGGATCAGTCTGTAGGCGTATATTTCGGTGACGTGGTTGTTGCGCGTACCCAAGGTATCAACCAAACACTTTACGATATTCAGGCAGTCGAAGTTATCAAAGGGCCAACGGGCACCCTGTTTGGTCGCAACGCAACAGGCGGCGCTATCGTGATCCGACCTAAACTGCCCAGCACGGATGGGTTCGAAGCTGGCTTTGGGGCAACGTTGGCGGAGTATTCCACCCGCAATTTCGATGGCTACGTGAATATACCTCTGTCAGATCGCGTAGCAGTCAGGCTTGCGGGTGCTTCGATTCACAGCGACGGATATATCTTCGACAGCGCCTTGGGTCGGAATGTCAATTACGAAGATAATTTCTCGGTACGTGGATCGTTATTGGTCGAGCTTTCCGATACTGTCGAAAACGTCACTATCGTGAATATGTTCGAAGAAAATGATGGTGGCGTTGGGGGGCATGTTCAATTCGTCAACCCAGCTGGCCTTATCGATAACGCCTTCGTTACCGGGCCGCGTAACTATCCGGCGAGCGGTACCGATATCCTCGCGCTTCAGGAATCCCTTGGCGACTATAACATCGTCAATGGCACACCTGAATTTACCAATATCGATACGCTCGATGTTCAGAACACGACGACCCTGGAACTCAATGATGCCGTCACGGTGAAAAACATCTTTGGCTATCGTGATGTTAAATCGCACGTCCTTGTGGATCTGGATGGTATGCCAACTCCAGTGCTTCAGGTTGAGCGGCTTGATGATGCCGAGCAGTGGTCGGAAGAATTACAGATCTTTGGTGAGACCTCCAATTTCGAGTGGATCGCCGGTCTTTATTGGTTCAATGAAAGCGGTGAAAACGAAGCGCTCAGCAAGGCGTTGGGTTCTGACCCGGGTGCTGTTGAGCCCCCGAGTGTTCGTGCATATGGAAACCCGATCACGAATAATAACCAGCTATTCGACAATACGAGCAAAGCAATCTTTGCGGAAGTAACGTTCGGCCTTGATTCTCTGGTCGAGGGTCTCGCGCTCACGCTTGGTGGACGCCAGACATGGGATGAACGCGAGATCACAATTCGGAACCGGAACGAAGGTGCCTCCTGTCGATTCACGATCGATGACGATAACAATCCGGCTACCCCGGAAGTAAATCCGGGTGACACAGCTGCGTGTACACTCGATGCATCAGCGGAATTTGATTCCTTTACCTATAACGTAACTCTCGAATATCAGCCTGATGTCGATACGCTTCTTTATGGTAGTGTACGGACTGGTTTCAGGAGTGGTGGTTTTGCAGCTCGTGCTACAACCGAAGAGGGGCTGCGGCGCACATTTGAGCCTGAAGAACTCCTGAACTATGAGATTGGTCTCAAACGAGATTGGCATTTTGGGGAAGGATATCTTCAGACAAACCTTGCTGTTTTCTACGGTGACTATCAGAACATTCAAAGAAATCTGAATGATGTAACGACCACTGATGGATATACCGTGACAGTCAATGCCGCCGAAGCGACGGTAAGCGGTTTCGAGTTTGAAGGTATCTTCCGTCCAGTTCCGCAATTCGAGATTGCAGGTTCTTGGGGCTATATCGACGCCGAATTTGAAGACTTCATCGATCCCTTCAGCGGGGATGATCTGTCGAACTCCCAGTTCGCCAAGATACCTGAGAATACATGGCGGATTGCGGGCACTTACAGCTTCCCTCCAAGCCAGACTTTCGGCGAAACAAGCTTTAAGGTCGCCTATGGTGGGCGTGACGAGTATCTGATCGGCGACAATGCGCCGAGTGGTCCCGTTGGCACAAACCCGGAATATGAACAGCTTGACCTGTTCCTGACGTCTCGGGGCGTGCTCGATACAAACATGGATCTTACGCTCTTTGCCCAGAACGTTACCGAAGAGATCGAATACCAGACCTTGGCTCAGGTCTTTGGCTCACTCGGTTATGCGGCATCAACACCTGGAAAAC